TGAAGACCTGGAGCTTGGTGAGTACCGTGAACTGACGGAAGAGGAAGTAACGCTCCTGAAAGAATATAAACCCCAATAAAAAAACGGGGCAGCACCCTTCGCTAAAGGTGCTGTCCCGTTTTTTTGTTATTTCAGTCATTTAGTCCGATATTTGTTCTGGTACGTTCAGTCTGTAGCCGTCAATGTTTGTTTATGACGTCAGCTTCACTTTTTTCTCTGTTGTTGTCCACTGTCCACGGCTTGGGCTTTGGACGAGGTCGTTATAGGCTAACACGTTGAGATCTCTTTGTATGGTTCGAGGAGTAATGCCAAATTCGTCTACAAGATCTTGAGTTGTTACAGTACCCTTCTGTTTGATGTACATGTATACAGCTTTGATTCTAGTGAGCATACGATTGGTTGAAGGTTTCAAAAAACCACTCCCTCATCATTTTTCCAAAAAGGCCAAGACTACATGCGTCATGTGTGCACCTCACGTGCTACCATATGTACTATGCGCTTTAGACAACCCCTTTTCTACAAATAGAGTTTACTCATAAGATGTCAGACAATTACATTGTACCCCTAATCCGACAAAATTTCTAGAATATTGTCCAAATTTACAAACAATTTACCTAGTAACTTGTTGGGTGTATTCCTAGAATATGAAGAAAATGCTAAAAATATGTATTTATCTCTATAAAGCTCTTTTCGTGTAGAGTATTGCTACCTCACAGTTGATAGGAAGTAGTTGATTTGCTCTAGAGGAGGTTTGTAGGAATAAAACGTAGACCGTTCCTTTTCGCTGCAGGCACTTGCTTTCCGGCGGGGAGGAAGTTGAGCCTCCTCGGGCTTTGCCCTGTGGGGTCTCAACCTTTCCTCTATTTCCCGCAGGAGTCAAGTGCCTTCCGCTACAATCCACTCTGTGCTTCTATAATCTGACTGCCTAATGACGGAAAGACAAAAAATTCATAGATATGTTAATGGTTTATTTCAACAACAAATTATTTATATATCACCGGATTAACCTTATTATGATAGCTTAATAATCATTACCACTTAAGATTTGGTTTATGAGTATTTAAGGCTCTTTTCTTAGGCTTTGATTTGCTATGTCATTCAAAATCTGCCTGAGGGGAAGCGATAGTTGATAAAGCTAAATGGTTCATCTGAATGAAGGAAAAGATTATTAGTGTCATTAGCTATTTTGTTCAATGCAGTTGAGAATGTTTTAGTTGAAAGGATGAGAGATTTAATCTATAAGGAGAAACACTTACACTTGGAATGTTGATTGGAGCGGAAGGTGCTCGACTCCTGCGGGAATTGCGGGAAAGTTGAGACCCCGCAAGGCAAAGCCTGAGGAGGCTCAACTCACGCCCCGCGGAAAGCGAGCACCTGTAGCGGAAATCAACCA
The DNA window shown above is from Rossellomorea vietnamensis and carries:
- a CDS encoding DeoR family transcriptional regulator — translated: MKPSTNRMLTRIKAVYMYIKQKGTVTTQDLVDEFGITPRTIQRDLNVLAYNDLVQSPSRGQWTTTEKKVKLTS